The proteins below come from a single Methanolobus chelungpuianus genomic window:
- a CDS encoding preprotein translocase subunit SecD: protein MREDEEKQSLFRDFRVIVFIIAILASIIFIQPGYSSGEGLNTGLNYGLDLEGGSWLQVQLKGAVAQLDADANMLSAAVLGNKISNNIDIISANAANGELAVTFTTPTQITTSQMDQLGLGQSTVKRTNNVTEVVLYTSKPALITSYLSDGLKAEVIPALADSGNVEYEIRTAVSQEDLERIMANVGGHIVRGSDGTPVYREGVRAGTLDLTKDILSDKLNTLGLKDIPVRVVGENYILIDFAGMDLATAQDIASKPGKFEIRIATQGNESRHVLYGDEIESVGIAGYSDQSGWYTPFTLSDAGALALQKAAVETGATRDPLSHNLIMYLDGSEVYSAPLSSSAASTLAQYPIYSWQASTGGDEESKARAEQLQIHLRAGALPVNVEIIGSGQVDASLGEQFKSQAVFAGLMTLLAVAAVVYRRYRKPEILLPMVATSVSEVIMILGFAGAIGWQLDLPSIAGIIAVMGTGIDHLVIITDEVLYEGKLPPRKVYLARITKAFAIIFAAAATTVIAMSPLVVMGFGALKGFAITTIVGVLIGILIARPVYGRVILSVLEANAARNGNRAE, encoded by the coding sequence ATGAGAGAAGATGAAGAAAAGCAGAGCCTGTTCAGGGATTTCAGGGTAATAGTGTTCATAATAGCTATACTGGCCTCGATAATCTTCATCCAGCCGGGGTATTCCTCCGGGGAAGGTCTTAACACCGGGCTCAATTACGGGCTTGATCTTGAGGGAGGATCATGGCTGCAGGTCCAGCTTAAGGGAGCAGTTGCCCAGCTTGATGCAGATGCAAACATGTTGTCTGCTGCAGTCCTCGGGAATAAAATCAGTAATAATATCGATATCATAAGCGCAAATGCAGCCAATGGGGAGCTTGCAGTCACCTTTACAACTCCCACGCAGATCACAACCAGCCAGATGGACCAGCTCGGACTGGGCCAATCCACTGTCAAGCGTACGAACAATGTCACCGAGGTTGTGCTGTACACATCCAAACCAGCACTGATCACCTCCTACCTGTCAGATGGCCTGAAGGCGGAGGTCATTCCGGCACTGGCGGATTCAGGTAACGTGGAATATGAGATCAGGACCGCCGTGTCCCAGGAAGATCTGGAAAGGATCATGGCAAATGTGGGCGGGCACATCGTCCGCGGCAGTGACGGCACGCCGGTCTACAGGGAAGGCGTAAGAGCAGGAACACTGGACCTGACAAAGGATATTCTCAGTGATAAGCTCAATACGCTCGGACTTAAGGACATACCTGTCAGGGTCGTCGGTGAGAACTATATCCTCATTGACTTTGCAGGCATGGACCTTGCCACCGCCCAGGACATCGCATCAAAGCCCGGCAAGTTCGAGATAAGGATCGCCACGCAGGGTAATGAAAGCAGGCATGTGCTCTATGGAGATGAGATAGAGAGCGTGGGCATCGCAGGATACAGTGACCAGAGCGGATGGTATACACCCTTCACCTTGAGTGATGCCGGAGCTCTTGCACTCCAGAAGGCAGCCGTCGAAACCGGCGCCACCCGGGACCCGCTGTCCCATAACCTGATAATGTACCTTGATGGCAGCGAAGTATATAGTGCGCCTCTCAGCTCCTCTGCAGCCTCGACCCTTGCCCAGTATCCCATATACTCCTGGCAGGCATCCACGGGAGGGGATGAGGAAAGCAAGGCCAGGGCAGAACAGTTACAGATACACCTGCGTGCAGGCGCCCTTCCGGTAAATGTGGAGATAATCGGCTCCGGACAGGTTGATGCATCCCTCGGAGAGCAGTTCAAGAGCCAGGCAGTGTTTGCCGGGCTGATGACCCTGCTTGCCGTTGCAGCCGTCGTCTACAGGAGATACAGGAAGCCGGAGATACTCCTGCCCATGGTTGCCACATCCGTCAGTGAAGTGATAATGATCCTCGGGTTTGCCGGCGCCATAGGCTGGCAGCTTGACCTTCCGAGCATCGCGGGCATCATAGCGGTCATGGGAACCGGCATAGACCATCTTGTGATCATCACGGATGAGGTGCTCTACGAAGGCAAGCTTCCTCCGAGAAAAGTATATCTGGCCAGGATAACAAAAGCATTTGCCATCATATTCGCTGCAGCAGCCACTACAGTGATAGCAATGTCCCCCCTGGTGGTTATGGGATTCGGCGCCCTCAAGGGTTTCGCGATAACGACCATCGTGGGTGTCCTGATAGGTATACTGATAGCCAGGCCGGTTTACGGCAGGGTCATTCTCAGCGTGCTTGAAGCGAACGCAGCCAGGAACGGGAACAGGGCAGAGTGA
- a CDS encoding protein translocase subunit SecF, which translates to MEVGLTERLDSFVKNHSNRQLAALPLALFLVSALILGITFASTGAPVKLGMEFKGGTQISVATTQSAETLEAQFSSYPISDARETGSRVVMQFGPMSNEEQNRLAKEVTSSYTEVEIKQIGPVYGASLQKQAVTAVFLSFAGMAIVVFLIFRTFVPSAAVVFSAMSDIMIAAAFMNVAGIELSLGTVAALLMLIGYSVDSDILLTTRVLKRRGTVQENISNAMQTGITMTTTTLAALFVMYVVSTYSYLVIPSFSQITLLSNISIVLIFGLVADIINTWMLNTSILRWHVNRPSQRGRKA; encoded by the coding sequence ATGGAAGTCGGTCTGACCGAACGTTTAGATTCGTTTGTTAAAAATCACAGTAACCGCCAGCTTGCGGCACTACCTCTTGCACTTTTCCTCGTATCTGCGCTTATACTTGGAATTACATTTGCAAGCACCGGCGCGCCTGTGAAACTTGGTATGGAGTTCAAGGGAGGAACACAGATATCAGTGGCCACTACCCAGAGTGCCGAAACCCTTGAAGCACAATTTTCCTCTTATCCCATCAGCGATGCCCGTGAGACAGGCTCGCGTGTCGTGATGCAATTCGGGCCCATGAGCAATGAGGAGCAGAACCGGCTCGCAAAGGAAGTGACATCATCCTATACTGAAGTTGAGATAAAACAGATAGGTCCCGTATACGGGGCAAGCCTCCAGAAACAGGCTGTAACAGCCGTGTTCCTTTCATTCGCAGGAATGGCAATTGTGGTCTTCCTGATATTCAGGACCTTCGTGCCGTCCGCTGCCGTGGTATTCTCGGCGATGTCGGATATAATGATAGCTGCCGCGTTCATGAATGTGGCAGGCATAGAACTCTCACTGGGAACAGTTGCCGCACTGCTGATGCTTATCGGTTATTCGGTGGACAGTGACATCCTGCTCACCACAAGGGTGCTCAAAAGACGCGGCACGGTCCAGGAGAACATTTCCAATGCAATGCAGACAGGCATAACAATGACAACAACAACCCTTGCAGCACTTTTCGTGATGTATGTGGTCTCTACGTATTCATATCTTGTCATCCCCTCATTCTCGCAGATCACACTGCTTTCGAACATATCGATAGTATTGATCTTCGGACTTGTGGCTGACATTATAAACACATGGATGCTGAACACATCAATCCTCAGGTGGCACGTAAACCGCCCAAGCCAGAGGGGGAGAAAAGCATGA